One Clupea harengus chromosome 11, Ch_v2.0.2, whole genome shotgun sequence DNA window includes the following coding sequences:
- the trim33l gene encoding E3 ubiquitin-protein ligase TRIM33 isoform X2: MSFAGDQKKLDSIGVVPVEHEVSSPLDEQRRCVSLENCCVCDKPLHYSRLPQLFPCLHSACNTCLSKQHVEVNNKKSIECPSCKKSFGITELTENIIFKQSHPLSEKGDVFKCGGCDELSISGWCKDCGEFLCSDCVSAHNRVKLTRSHTIVPQELSTGAHPTLYCPTHREEPLKFFCVTCNWLTCRNCQLVDHRNHSYQMISEAVSASVEKLQSLQGKVTKQKQRVKQSLLDLDQRLRNIIELKTNLKKKLSLVVSKIYRAMLIKAAQVFESAMAVYGREEKILSLRKANLRKMEERQDYIVSFIEKTLSMEGHTGVLLKNRIESQIKDLLFQSVLPAHSMVELNVKVNQTIMTSVENFGGISLKQVPFARKQSNQSESLLESVPDLQNVPRNCIINTSSSPDSLTLMALLGQSPKGPHSHHSQSHNAQGGLPQSMPASSNAPQPQSMPASSNAPQPQSMPASSNAPQSQSMPASSNAPQSQSMPASSNAPQSQSMPASSDGLRSSLASLPQPQPHINGHNLQQHNAALLLPVPTTSFYQHQAQTAMSVFPSPVTCSPSQALCTPFSITEPSVPAQSAPQVQAHSSPSVPAQSAPQVQAHSSPSVPAQSAGKCRPILAQLAPKPAIAHSSSASSQPCHSSSHSSKPHPTASPLNLSIPLTHPKPAQQHSFTNPPQASSASTDSGKAQSLHSPIQSNTRQSPPSALVQQILISQFSKTASNKPLSVQHQSTLNSIADQISLLQQSSSSHNVKQLPSKKWKFHGYQPAPGPKQTYQPTDSGRIASESSPADLPDLQNNSHLSDTQPLTLQGSTSKTQCQEEPSGQRDTQPQLTKKALNVHSNWLCGLPSSFREILGVPPPEEVEDSPQTDLVTTEDLLEMLAGDTDSVTSDEAVSTVEIKNFTLPEKMLSCRVDLVRLDIKLPLAGHPLPQFRVRTDGSHEMISLPGIRNMELLEKLSVNSENPNSPQSVGSKDINLHCEELLEKLSVNSENPNSPKSVGSEEINLHCEVCDMNGGTLMCVTCGRGFHSMCHVPPIVTRLCRFRWKCSICQDLCDSTDPFRKERRLKPCLSSLDQRRCEHLILSLMCKKYSRILYTSKPEYTALSVDFDFIHGRLLRKRSPPYRTPSELVSDVWVLLDSLQSSSEKTGDVLKMLKTFEKRVNQVFGTSLHHSLLTRPTVNREKYPDKTRGQIKRETLKRGNDSSEEGIEPVVKKTHLD; the protein is encoded by the exons ATGTCCTTTGCCGGTGATCAGAAAAAGTTGGACAGCATTGGTGTTGTCCCAGTCGAACACGAGGTTTCGTCGCCGTTAGATGAACAAAGGAGATGTGTCTCTTTGGAAAactgctgtgtctgtgataaGCCATTACACTATAGTCGGTTACCACAACTCTTTCCATGTTTACATTCCGCTTGCAATACATGTCTGTCAAAACAGCATGTGGAGGTGAACAACAAAAAATCCATAG AATGTCCCTCCTGCAAGAAGTCATTTGGTATCACAGAACTCACGGAAAATATCATCTTTAAGCAGTCTCATCCCTTGTCTGAGAAGGGTGATGTCTTTAAG TGTGGAGGATGTGATGAGCTCTCGATCAGTGGTTGGTGTAAGGACTGTGGGGAATTCCTGTGCTCTGATTGCGTGTCTGCCCATAACCGGGTCAAACTCACCCGGAGTCACACCATTGTACCACAAGAGCTATCCACAG GTGCACATCCTACCCTGTACTGTCCCACTCATAGAGAAGAACCTCTGAAGTTCTTTTGTGTGACCTGCAATTGGTTGACTTGTCGGAACTGTCAGTTAGTTGACCACAGAAATCACAG CTACCAGATGATCAGTGAGGCCGTATCTGCTTCAGTGGAAAAGCTTCAGTCACTACAGGGGAAAGTGACCAAGCAGAAGCAGAGAGTGAAGCAGAGTCTCTTGGATTTGGATCAGAG ACTACGGAACATAATTGAGCTGAAGACTAACCTCAAGAAGAAACTTTCCCTGGTGGTGTCAAAGATCTATCGAGCCATGCTGATCAAGGCAGCCCAGGTCTTTGAGTCTGCCATG GCAGTGTacgggagagaggagaaaattcTGTCCCTACGAAAGGCCAATCTGAGGAAaatggaggagagacaggacTACATTGTGTCTTTTATTGAAAAAACTCTCAGCATGGAAGGCCACACTGGAGTGCTCCTCAAAAACAGG ATTGAAAGTCAGATAAAGGATCTCCTTTTCCAGAGTGTACTTCCTGCTCATTCCATGGTTGAATTAAATGTCAAGGTCAATCAGACGATCATGACATCAGTGGAAAATTTTG GAGGAATCTCACTCAAACAGGTCCCCTTTGCACGAAAACAGTCCAACCAGTCTGAATCCCTGCTTGAGAGTGTACCAGATCTACAGAATGTGCCCAGGAACTGCATTATCAACACATCGTCGTCCCCGGACTCCCTTACCCTAATGGCTCTACTTGGTCAATCCCCAAAGGGTCCCCACTCTCATCATAGTCAGTCTCACAACGCCCAAGGTGGTCTCCCTCAGTCTATGCCTGCCTCATCTAATGCTCCACAGCCTCAGTCTATGCCTGCCTCATCTAATGCTCCACAGCCTCAGTCTATGCCTGCCTCATCTAATGCTCCACAGTCTCAGTCTATGCCTGCCTCATCTAATGCTCCACAGTCTCAGTCTATGCCTGCCTCATCTAATGCTCCACAGTCTCAGTCTATGCCTGCTTCATCTGATGGCCTTCGGTCTTCTCTCGCTTCTTTGCCTCAGCCTCAACCCCACATTAATGGACATAACCTGCAGCAACATAATGCTGCTTTACTGTTACCTGTACCGACCACATCTTTCTACCAACATCAGGCTCAGACTGCCATGTCAGTTTTTCCATCACCTGTAACCTGTAGTCCTTCCCAGGCCTTGTGCACCCCCTTCAGCATCACGGAGCCATCAGTACCAGCACAGTCTGCACCACAAGTGCAG GCCCACTCTAGCCCATCAGTACCAGCACAGTCTGCACCACAAGTACAGGCCCACTCTAGCCCATCAGTACCAGCACAGTCTGCAGGCAAGTGCAGGCCCATTCTAGCTCAGCTAGCTCCCAAACCAGCCATAGCCCACTCTAGCTCAGCCAGCTCCCAACCCTGCCATAGCTCATCTCACTCAAGTAAGCCTCACCCAACAGCATCTCCATTGAATCTATCCATTCCTCTGACTCATCCAAAACCCGCACAGCAACACTCTTTCACCAATCCCCCTCAAGCCTCGTCTGCTTCCACAGACTCAGGGAAAGCCCAGTCTCTACATTCTCCAATTCAGTCCAACACGCGCCAGTCCCCTCCCTCAGCATTGGTCCAGCAGATACTGATCTCCCAGTTTTCCAAAACGGCTTCCAATAAACCCTTGAGTGTTCAGCATCAGAGTACATTGAATTCGATTGCAGACCAAATCTCGCTGCTCCAACAAAGTTCTTCTTCTCACAACGTCAAACAACTTCCATCCAAAAAATGGAAATTCCATGGGTATCAACCCGCTCCTGGGCCCAAACAGACGTACCAACCCACGGACAGCGGCAGAATTGCTTCA gAATCAAGCCCAGCTGATTTGCCAGACCTTCAGAATAACAGCCATTTGAGCGACACTCAACCTTTGACCCTCCAGGGATCCACCAGTAAGACACAATGCCAAGAGGAGCCATCAGGACAGAGGGATACCCAGCCACAACTAACCAAGAAAGCCTTAAATGTACATAGTAACTGGCTCTGTGGACTTCCAAGTAGCTTTCGTGAAATATTGGGAGTTCCTCCacctgaggaggtggaggactcCCCTCAAACAGACCTTGTTACAACCGAAGATCTGCTAGAAATGCTA GCTGGTGACACTGATTCAGTGACGTCTGACGAGGCTGTAAGCACAGTGGAAATAAAGAACtttacacttcctgaga AGATGTTAAGCTGCCGAGTTGATCTGGTTCGACTGGACATAAAGTTGCCGCTTGCTGGACATCCGCTTCCTCAGTTCAGAGTTCGCACCGATGGATCTCATGAGATGATCTCACTACCGGGGATTAGAAACATG GAGCTCTTGGAGAAACTCTCAGTCAACTCTGAGAACCCGAACTCCCCTCAGTCTGTTGGCTCTAAGGATATCAATCTCCACTGCGAG GAGCTCTTGGAGAAACTCTCAGTCAACTCTGAGAACCCGAACTCCCCTAAGTCTGTTGGCTCTGAGGAGATCAATCTCCACTGCGAGGTGTGTGACATGAACGGAGGCACCCtgatgtgtgtgacttgtgGAAGGGGCTTCCACAGCATGTGCCATGTCCCGCCAATCGTCACCCGGCTCTG CCGTTTCAGATGGAAGTGCTCCATATGCCAGGACCTGTGCGACTCAACAGACCCATTCAGGAAGGAGAGACGCTTGAAGCCCTGCCTGAGCTCACTGGACCAGAGG AGATGTGAGCACCTCATACTTTCCCTTATGTGCAAGAAGTATAGCAGAATTCTTTACACCTCGAAACCG GAGTATACAGCGTTGTCTGTAGACTTTGATTTCATTCACGGACGGCTGCTGAGGAAAAGGTCCCCTCCGTACCGCACACCATCTGAGCTGGTTTCAGACGTCTGGGTGCTTTTGGATTCCCTTCAGTCCAGCTCTGAG AAGACTGGTGATGTTCTCAAGATGCTGAAGACCTTTGAGAAGAGGGTCAACCAGGTGTTTGGAACCAGCCTCCACCATTCTCTTCTGACTCGACCCACTGTGAACAGAGAAAAATATCCGGACAAAACTAGAGGACAAATCAAGAGGGAAACGTTGAAAAGGGGAAATGACTCTTCAGAGGAAGGAATAGAGCCCGTTGTCAAAAAAACTCACCTGGACTAG
- the trim33l gene encoding E3 ubiquitin-protein ligase TRIM33 isoform X3 has product MSFAGDQKKLDSIGVVPVEHEVSSPLDEQRRCVSLENCCVCDKPLHYSRLPQLFPCLHSACNTCLSKQHVEVNNKKSIECPSCKKSFGITELTENIIFKQSHPLSEKGDVFKCGGCDELSISGWCKDCGEFLCSDCVSAHNRVKLTRSHTIVPQELSTGAHPTLYCPTHREEPLKFFCVTCNWLTCRNCQLVDHRNHSYQMISEAVSASVEKLQSLQGKVTKQKQRVKQSLLDLDQRLRNIIELKTNLKKKLSLVVSKIYRAMLIKAAQVFESAMAVYGREEKILSLRKANLRKMEERQDYIVSFIEKTLSMEGHTGVLLKNRIESQIKDLLFQSVLPAHSMVELNVKVNQTIMTSVENFGGISLKQVPFARKQSNQSESLLESVPDLQNVPRNCIINTSSSPDSLTLMALLGQSPKGPHSHHSQSHNAQGGLPQSMPASSNAPQPQSMPASSNAPQPQSMPASSNAPQSQSMPASSNAPQSQSMPASSNAPQSQSMPASSDGLRSSLASLPQPQPHINGHNLQQHNAALLLPVPTTSFYQHQAQTAMSVFPSPVTCSPSQALCTPFSITEPSVPAQSAPQVQAHSSPSVPAQSAPQVQAHSSPSVPAQSAPQVQAHSSPSVPAQSAGKCRPILAQLAPKPAIAHSSSASSQPCHSSSHSSKPHPTASPLNLSIPLTHPKPAQQHSFTNPPQASSASTDSGKAQSLHSPIQSNTRQSPPSALVQQILISQFSKTASNKPLSVQHQSTLNSIADQISLLQQSSSSHNVKQLPSKKWKFHGYQPAPGPKQTYQPTDSGRIASESSPADLPDLQNNSHLSDTQPLTLQGSTSKTQCQEEPSGQRDTQPQLTKKALNAGDTDSVTSDEAVSTVEIKNFTLPEKMLSCRVDLVRLDIKLPLAGHPLPQFRVRTDGSHEMISLPGIRNMELLEKLSVNSENPNSPQSVGSKDINLHCEELLEKLSVNSENPNSPKSVGSEEINLHCEVCDMNGGTLMCVTCGRGFHSMCHVPPIVTRLCRFRWKCSICQDLCDSTDPFRKERRLKPCLSSLDQRRCEHLILSLMCKKYSRILYTSKPEYTALSVDFDFIHGRLLRKRSPPYRTPSELVSDVWVLLDSLQSSSEKTGDVLKMLKTFEKRVNQVFGTSLHHSLLTRPTVNREKYPDKTRGQIKRETLKRGNDSSEEGIEPVVKKTHLD; this is encoded by the exons ATGTCCTTTGCCGGTGATCAGAAAAAGTTGGACAGCATTGGTGTTGTCCCAGTCGAACACGAGGTTTCGTCGCCGTTAGATGAACAAAGGAGATGTGTCTCTTTGGAAAactgctgtgtctgtgataaGCCATTACACTATAGTCGGTTACCACAACTCTTTCCATGTTTACATTCCGCTTGCAATACATGTCTGTCAAAACAGCATGTGGAGGTGAACAACAAAAAATCCATAG AATGTCCCTCCTGCAAGAAGTCATTTGGTATCACAGAACTCACGGAAAATATCATCTTTAAGCAGTCTCATCCCTTGTCTGAGAAGGGTGATGTCTTTAAG TGTGGAGGATGTGATGAGCTCTCGATCAGTGGTTGGTGTAAGGACTGTGGGGAATTCCTGTGCTCTGATTGCGTGTCTGCCCATAACCGGGTCAAACTCACCCGGAGTCACACCATTGTACCACAAGAGCTATCCACAG GTGCACATCCTACCCTGTACTGTCCCACTCATAGAGAAGAACCTCTGAAGTTCTTTTGTGTGACCTGCAATTGGTTGACTTGTCGGAACTGTCAGTTAGTTGACCACAGAAATCACAG CTACCAGATGATCAGTGAGGCCGTATCTGCTTCAGTGGAAAAGCTTCAGTCACTACAGGGGAAAGTGACCAAGCAGAAGCAGAGAGTGAAGCAGAGTCTCTTGGATTTGGATCAGAG ACTACGGAACATAATTGAGCTGAAGACTAACCTCAAGAAGAAACTTTCCCTGGTGGTGTCAAAGATCTATCGAGCCATGCTGATCAAGGCAGCCCAGGTCTTTGAGTCTGCCATG GCAGTGTacgggagagaggagaaaattcTGTCCCTACGAAAGGCCAATCTGAGGAAaatggaggagagacaggacTACATTGTGTCTTTTATTGAAAAAACTCTCAGCATGGAAGGCCACACTGGAGTGCTCCTCAAAAACAGG ATTGAAAGTCAGATAAAGGATCTCCTTTTCCAGAGTGTACTTCCTGCTCATTCCATGGTTGAATTAAATGTCAAGGTCAATCAGACGATCATGACATCAGTGGAAAATTTTG GAGGAATCTCACTCAAACAGGTCCCCTTTGCACGAAAACAGTCCAACCAGTCTGAATCCCTGCTTGAGAGTGTACCAGATCTACAGAATGTGCCCAGGAACTGCATTATCAACACATCGTCGTCCCCGGACTCCCTTACCCTAATGGCTCTACTTGGTCAATCCCCAAAGGGTCCCCACTCTCATCATAGTCAGTCTCACAACGCCCAAGGTGGTCTCCCTCAGTCTATGCCTGCCTCATCTAATGCTCCACAGCCTCAGTCTATGCCTGCCTCATCTAATGCTCCACAGCCTCAGTCTATGCCTGCCTCATCTAATGCTCCACAGTCTCAGTCTATGCCTGCCTCATCTAATGCTCCACAGTCTCAGTCTATGCCTGCCTCATCTAATGCTCCACAGTCTCAGTCTATGCCTGCTTCATCTGATGGCCTTCGGTCTTCTCTCGCTTCTTTGCCTCAGCCTCAACCCCACATTAATGGACATAACCTGCAGCAACATAATGCTGCTTTACTGTTACCTGTACCGACCACATCTTTCTACCAACATCAGGCTCAGACTGCCATGTCAGTTTTTCCATCACCTGTAACCTGTAGTCCTTCCCAGGCCTTGTGCACCCCCTTCAGCATCACGGAGCCATCAGTACCAGCACAGTCTGCACCACAAGTGCAGGCCCACTCTAGCCCATCAGTACCAGCACAGTCTGCACCACAAGTACAGGCCCACTCTAGCCCATCAGTACCAGCACAGTCTGCACCACAAGTACAGGCCCACTCTAGCCCATCAGTACCAGCACAGTCTGCAGGCAAGTGCAGGCCCATTCTAGCTCAGCTAGCTCCCAAACCAGCCATAGCCCACTCTAGCTCAGCCAGCTCCCAACCCTGCCATAGCTCATCTCACTCAAGTAAGCCTCACCCAACAGCATCTCCATTGAATCTATCCATTCCTCTGACTCATCCAAAACCCGCACAGCAACACTCTTTCACCAATCCCCCTCAAGCCTCGTCTGCTTCCACAGACTCAGGGAAAGCCCAGTCTCTACATTCTCCAATTCAGTCCAACACGCGCCAGTCCCCTCCCTCAGCATTGGTCCAGCAGATACTGATCTCCCAGTTTTCCAAAACGGCTTCCAATAAACCCTTGAGTGTTCAGCATCAGAGTACATTGAATTCGATTGCAGACCAAATCTCGCTGCTCCAACAAAGTTCTTCTTCTCACAACGTCAAACAACTTCCATCCAAAAAATGGAAATTCCATGGGTATCAACCCGCTCCTGGGCCCAAACAGACGTACCAACCCACGGACAGCGGCAGAATTGCTTCA gAATCAAGCCCAGCTGATTTGCCAGACCTTCAGAATAACAGCCATTTGAGCGACACTCAACCTTTGACCCTCCAGGGATCCACCAGTAAGACACAATGCCAAGAGGAGCCATCAGGACAGAGGGATACCCAGCCACAACTAACCAAGAAAGCCTTAAAT GCTGGTGACACTGATTCAGTGACGTCTGACGAGGCTGTAAGCACAGTGGAAATAAAGAACtttacacttcctgaga AGATGTTAAGCTGCCGAGTTGATCTGGTTCGACTGGACATAAAGTTGCCGCTTGCTGGACATCCGCTTCCTCAGTTCAGAGTTCGCACCGATGGATCTCATGAGATGATCTCACTACCGGGGATTAGAAACATG GAGCTCTTGGAGAAACTCTCAGTCAACTCTGAGAACCCGAACTCCCCTCAGTCTGTTGGCTCTAAGGATATCAATCTCCACTGCGAG GAGCTCTTGGAGAAACTCTCAGTCAACTCTGAGAACCCGAACTCCCCTAAGTCTGTTGGCTCTGAGGAGATCAATCTCCACTGCGAGGTGTGTGACATGAACGGAGGCACCCtgatgtgtgtgacttgtgGAAGGGGCTTCCACAGCATGTGCCATGTCCCGCCAATCGTCACCCGGCTCTG CCGTTTCAGATGGAAGTGCTCCATATGCCAGGACCTGTGCGACTCAACAGACCCATTCAGGAAGGAGAGACGCTTGAAGCCCTGCCTGAGCTCACTGGACCAGAGG AGATGTGAGCACCTCATACTTTCCCTTATGTGCAAGAAGTATAGCAGAATTCTTTACACCTCGAAACCG GAGTATACAGCGTTGTCTGTAGACTTTGATTTCATTCACGGACGGCTGCTGAGGAAAAGGTCCCCTCCGTACCGCACACCATCTGAGCTGGTTTCAGACGTCTGGGTGCTTTTGGATTCCCTTCAGTCCAGCTCTGAG AAGACTGGTGATGTTCTCAAGATGCTGAAGACCTTTGAGAAGAGGGTCAACCAGGTGTTTGGAACCAGCCTCCACCATTCTCTTCTGACTCGACCCACTGTGAACAGAGAAAAATATCCGGACAAAACTAGAGGACAAATCAAGAGGGAAACGTTGAAAAGGGGAAATGACTCTTCAGAGGAAGGAATAGAGCCCGTTGTCAAAAAAACTCACCTGGACTAG
- the trim33l gene encoding E3 ubiquitin-protein ligase TRIM33 isoform X1, giving the protein MSFAGDQKKLDSIGVVPVEHEVSSPLDEQRRCVSLENCCVCDKPLHYSRLPQLFPCLHSACNTCLSKQHVEVNNKKSIECPSCKKSFGITELTENIIFKQSHPLSEKGDVFKCGGCDELSISGWCKDCGEFLCSDCVSAHNRVKLTRSHTIVPQELSTGAHPTLYCPTHREEPLKFFCVTCNWLTCRNCQLVDHRNHSYQMISEAVSASVEKLQSLQGKVTKQKQRVKQSLLDLDQRLRNIIELKTNLKKKLSLVVSKIYRAMLIKAAQVFESAMAVYGREEKILSLRKANLRKMEERQDYIVSFIEKTLSMEGHTGVLLKNRIESQIKDLLFQSVLPAHSMVELNVKVNQTIMTSVENFGGISLKQVPFARKQSNQSESLLESVPDLQNVPRNCIINTSSSPDSLTLMALLGQSPKGPHSHHSQSHNAQGGLPQSMPASSNAPQPQSMPASSNAPQPQSMPASSNAPQSQSMPASSNAPQSQSMPASSNAPQSQSMPASSDGLRSSLASLPQPQPHINGHNLQQHNAALLLPVPTTSFYQHQAQTAMSVFPSPVTCSPSQALCTPFSITEPSVPAQSAPQVQAHSSPSVPAQSAPQVQAHSSPSVPAQSAPQVQAHSSPSVPAQSAGKCRPILAQLAPKPAIAHSSSASSQPCHSSSHSSKPHPTASPLNLSIPLTHPKPAQQHSFTNPPQASSASTDSGKAQSLHSPIQSNTRQSPPSALVQQILISQFSKTASNKPLSVQHQSTLNSIADQISLLQQSSSSHNVKQLPSKKWKFHGYQPAPGPKQTYQPTDSGRIASESSPADLPDLQNNSHLSDTQPLTLQGSTSKTQCQEEPSGQRDTQPQLTKKALNVHSNWLCGLPSSFREILGVPPPEEVEDSPQTDLVTTEDLLEMLAGDTDSVTSDEAVSTVEIKNFTLPEKMLSCRVDLVRLDIKLPLAGHPLPQFRVRTDGSHEMISLPGIRNMELLEKLSVNSENPNSPQSVGSKDINLHCEELLEKLSVNSENPNSPKSVGSEEINLHCEVCDMNGGTLMCVTCGRGFHSMCHVPPIVTRLCRFRWKCSICQDLCDSTDPFRKERRLKPCLSSLDQRRCEHLILSLMCKKYSRILYTSKPEYTALSVDFDFIHGRLLRKRSPPYRTPSELVSDVWVLLDSLQSSSEKTGDVLKMLKTFEKRVNQVFGTSLHHSLLTRPTVNREKYPDKTRGQIKRETLKRGNDSSEEGIEPVVKKTHLD; this is encoded by the exons ATGTCCTTTGCCGGTGATCAGAAAAAGTTGGACAGCATTGGTGTTGTCCCAGTCGAACACGAGGTTTCGTCGCCGTTAGATGAACAAAGGAGATGTGTCTCTTTGGAAAactgctgtgtctgtgataaGCCATTACACTATAGTCGGTTACCACAACTCTTTCCATGTTTACATTCCGCTTGCAATACATGTCTGTCAAAACAGCATGTGGAGGTGAACAACAAAAAATCCATAG AATGTCCCTCCTGCAAGAAGTCATTTGGTATCACAGAACTCACGGAAAATATCATCTTTAAGCAGTCTCATCCCTTGTCTGAGAAGGGTGATGTCTTTAAG TGTGGAGGATGTGATGAGCTCTCGATCAGTGGTTGGTGTAAGGACTGTGGGGAATTCCTGTGCTCTGATTGCGTGTCTGCCCATAACCGGGTCAAACTCACCCGGAGTCACACCATTGTACCACAAGAGCTATCCACAG GTGCACATCCTACCCTGTACTGTCCCACTCATAGAGAAGAACCTCTGAAGTTCTTTTGTGTGACCTGCAATTGGTTGACTTGTCGGAACTGTCAGTTAGTTGACCACAGAAATCACAG CTACCAGATGATCAGTGAGGCCGTATCTGCTTCAGTGGAAAAGCTTCAGTCACTACAGGGGAAAGTGACCAAGCAGAAGCAGAGAGTGAAGCAGAGTCTCTTGGATTTGGATCAGAG ACTACGGAACATAATTGAGCTGAAGACTAACCTCAAGAAGAAACTTTCCCTGGTGGTGTCAAAGATCTATCGAGCCATGCTGATCAAGGCAGCCCAGGTCTTTGAGTCTGCCATG GCAGTGTacgggagagaggagaaaattcTGTCCCTACGAAAGGCCAATCTGAGGAAaatggaggagagacaggacTACATTGTGTCTTTTATTGAAAAAACTCTCAGCATGGAAGGCCACACTGGAGTGCTCCTCAAAAACAGG ATTGAAAGTCAGATAAAGGATCTCCTTTTCCAGAGTGTACTTCCTGCTCATTCCATGGTTGAATTAAATGTCAAGGTCAATCAGACGATCATGACATCAGTGGAAAATTTTG GAGGAATCTCACTCAAACAGGTCCCCTTTGCACGAAAACAGTCCAACCAGTCTGAATCCCTGCTTGAGAGTGTACCAGATCTACAGAATGTGCCCAGGAACTGCATTATCAACACATCGTCGTCCCCGGACTCCCTTACCCTAATGGCTCTACTTGGTCAATCCCCAAAGGGTCCCCACTCTCATCATAGTCAGTCTCACAACGCCCAAGGTGGTCTCCCTCAGTCTATGCCTGCCTCATCTAATGCTCCACAGCCTCAGTCTATGCCTGCCTCATCTAATGCTCCACAGCCTCAGTCTATGCCTGCCTCATCTAATGCTCCACAGTCTCAGTCTATGCCTGCCTCATCTAATGCTCCACAGTCTCAGTCTATGCCTGCCTCATCTAATGCTCCACAGTCTCAGTCTATGCCTGCTTCATCTGATGGCCTTCGGTCTTCTCTCGCTTCTTTGCCTCAGCCTCAACCCCACATTAATGGACATAACCTGCAGCAACATAATGCTGCTTTACTGTTACCTGTACCGACCACATCTTTCTACCAACATCAGGCTCAGACTGCCATGTCAGTTTTTCCATCACCTGTAACCTGTAGTCCTTCCCAGGCCTTGTGCACCCCCTTCAGCATCACGGAGCCATCAGTACCAGCACAGTCTGCACCACAAGTGCAGGCCCACTCTAGCCCATCAGTACCAGCACAGTCTGCACCACAAGTACAGGCCCACTCTAGCCCATCAGTACCAGCACAGTCTGCACCACAAGTACAGGCCCACTCTAGCCCATCAGTACCAGCACAGTCTGCAGGCAAGTGCAGGCCCATTCTAGCTCAGCTAGCTCCCAAACCAGCCATAGCCCACTCTAGCTCAGCCAGCTCCCAACCCTGCCATAGCTCATCTCACTCAAGTAAGCCTCACCCAACAGCATCTCCATTGAATCTATCCATTCCTCTGACTCATCCAAAACCCGCACAGCAACACTCTTTCACCAATCCCCCTCAAGCCTCGTCTGCTTCCACAGACTCAGGGAAAGCCCAGTCTCTACATTCTCCAATTCAGTCCAACACGCGCCAGTCCCCTCCCTCAGCATTGGTCCAGCAGATACTGATCTCCCAGTTTTCCAAAACGGCTTCCAATAAACCCTTGAGTGTTCAGCATCAGAGTACATTGAATTCGATTGCAGACCAAATCTCGCTGCTCCAACAAAGTTCTTCTTCTCACAACGTCAAACAACTTCCATCCAAAAAATGGAAATTCCATGGGTATCAACCCGCTCCTGGGCCCAAACAGACGTACCAACCCACGGACAGCGGCAGAATTGCTTCA gAATCAAGCCCAGCTGATTTGCCAGACCTTCAGAATAACAGCCATTTGAGCGACACTCAACCTTTGACCCTCCAGGGATCCACCAGTAAGACACAATGCCAAGAGGAGCCATCAGGACAGAGGGATACCCAGCCACAACTAACCAAGAAAGCCTTAAATGTACATAGTAACTGGCTCTGTGGACTTCCAAGTAGCTTTCGTGAAATATTGGGAGTTCCTCCacctgaggaggtggaggactcCCCTCAAACAGACCTTGTTACAACCGAAGATCTGCTAGAAATGCTA GCTGGTGACACTGATTCAGTGACGTCTGACGAGGCTGTAAGCACAGTGGAAATAAAGAACtttacacttcctgaga AGATGTTAAGCTGCCGAGTTGATCTGGTTCGACTGGACATAAAGTTGCCGCTTGCTGGACATCCGCTTCCTCAGTTCAGAGTTCGCACCGATGGATCTCATGAGATGATCTCACTACCGGGGATTAGAAACATG GAGCTCTTGGAGAAACTCTCAGTCAACTCTGAGAACCCGAACTCCCCTCAGTCTGTTGGCTCTAAGGATATCAATCTCCACTGCGAG GAGCTCTTGGAGAAACTCTCAGTCAACTCTGAGAACCCGAACTCCCCTAAGTCTGTTGGCTCTGAGGAGATCAATCTCCACTGCGAGGTGTGTGACATGAACGGAGGCACCCtgatgtgtgtgacttgtgGAAGGGGCTTCCACAGCATGTGCCATGTCCCGCCAATCGTCACCCGGCTCTG CCGTTTCAGATGGAAGTGCTCCATATGCCAGGACCTGTGCGACTCAACAGACCCATTCAGGAAGGAGAGACGCTTGAAGCCCTGCCTGAGCTCACTGGACCAGAGG AGATGTGAGCACCTCATACTTTCCCTTATGTGCAAGAAGTATAGCAGAATTCTTTACACCTCGAAACCG GAGTATACAGCGTTGTCTGTAGACTTTGATTTCATTCACGGACGGCTGCTGAGGAAAAGGTCCCCTCCGTACCGCACACCATCTGAGCTGGTTTCAGACGTCTGGGTGCTTTTGGATTCCCTTCAGTCCAGCTCTGAG AAGACTGGTGATGTTCTCAAGATGCTGAAGACCTTTGAGAAGAGGGTCAACCAGGTGTTTGGAACCAGCCTCCACCATTCTCTTCTGACTCGACCCACTGTGAACAGAGAAAAATATCCGGACAAAACTAGAGGACAAATCAAGAGGGAAACGTTGAAAAGGGGAAATGACTCTTCAGAGGAAGGAATAGAGCCCGTTGTCAAAAAAACTCACCTGGACTAG